The archaeon genome includes the window ACGGCCAAACTACCCCTTGGATTGACAAGAATGCGGCTACAGAGTATGCGACCAATCTCATCGATAACCTCAACACTCTTGTTGTTGAGAAATACGGGCAGTATCCCAACTCGACCGTAGCAAAAGCGTTTCCCCTCTTCCACGAATCCCACGATTCCTTCAACGTGACTGTGGTAAGGTGGAGTCTGATTCACCCTGACCTTGCGACTTTTCTCTTCACCCACATCGCTTCCGATACACCGCAGGTCTACATCAAAAACACCACTTTCCTCGACATGCTCCTCCCAGGAAAAGGGGCAAACTCGACATTCGTCGTTAACTGCCCAACTTGCCAGTATGGGTTCGATTCTTACTTCAGCAAGGATGACTTCCGCTCCAAGGTCACTTTCATCCCACTCGTCTGGGTTGCCTACACTTCCTCTGGCGAGATGAATAATCCATTGGAGGTCTCTGCCTCGGTCGCCCACTTCCTCTTCGACAAAGAACAGACAGCCCTGTTGAACACGACCTCGACCGCTCAAAGAGGCCCTTCTGACATCTTTACCCCACTGAATGACCTCGTGACCATCATAGTCCTCGTTACTGTCATCGGGGGGGCTATCGGGGCGTATCGAAACAAGAGCGTGAGACAGAAGGTCGAGAAGTGGTGGCATGGCGGTTAGGGCGACCTCAACAGAATCAGCATGACCACCGCTAACACTAAGACTACCAATAGAGTGGTTCGGAGGACCAGTCGCTCTTCCTTCAGTTCCCTGATTTCGTCCTGAAGTATTCGCTCACGATTATCCTGACCACTTCGGGAACCGTCGCTATCCTCCTGACCTTCCGCTCCTCCTCCAGCCCTTTCATCATCTCGTGGGTCATGGCGACGGTTATCTTCGGGGTCGCTTGCTTGGGCGTTCCTATCACCTCCTATGCGGGCATTAGGTGGCATAGGAAGGCTTATAATGGTATTGGTGGTATAGGACGGTGTTAGGTGGCATAAGATGGCAAGCCTCGAACAAATGCGGGAAGAAATGGGAGCGGACGAATTTGCCGAGTTTCTTGAGGCAGAGGAGTCCCGAAGGGAACTGATGTCGGAGTCGTGGGACTGAGATGAGCGACCCCCACGACCAGAACAGGATAAGCGAAGAGAGGCGAGACCGTGGCCTCCTAATCGCCCGAGCAGAGGGCCAAGTCCGAAGAATCTGGGACGGGCTTTACTTCGTCCGGTCGCAATCAGGTCAAGGGGAGTATCAGGTCTCGCAGAAGGGCGGGAGGTGGGTCTGCTCATGCCCCGACTTCGCCAACCGATACACGCGCTGTAAGCACATCTGGGCCGTTGAGATTAGCATGAGGATACGAAAAACGGTGGACGGGCAGAGGACAATCGCCGAGGTATCGGTCTCCGAGTGTTTCTTCTGCCACTCGCAGACTCTCAAAAAGTCTGGAATCCGAAGGAACAGGAGCGGGGACATCCAGAGGTTCGCGTGCCTCGTCTGTCACCGAACCTTCTCGGTGAATGTGGGCTTTGAACGCATGAAACACAATCCGAAGGCGATAACGATGGCCCTCCAACTCTACTTTAGCGGGGAAAGCCTTCGAAATACTCAGAAGGCCCTCAGACTCCTCGGCGTGGAAATCACGCACAAGACAGTCCTGAATTGGATTCGGAAGTATGTGGCCCTGATGGGAAGGTATCTCGACCAGATTACGCCTGATGTGGGAGAGAAGTGGAGAGCGGATGAGGTCTATGTCAAGTTCCGAGGCGATATGAAATACCTCTACGCGATGATGGACGACGAGACCCGCTTCTGGATAGCGCAACAGGTCGCGGACACGAAATACACGGCAGACATCAGGCCCCTCTTCGCTCAAGCCAAGGAGCGAGCGGGGAAGGTTCCCCTCGTCCTGATAACGGATGGAGGCCGACACTTCAACAAGCCGTTCAAGCGGGAGTTTCAGTCCACCGACCGCTACTCCCAGCACGTCGCGGACATCACCCTCAGAGGCAAAGTCCACAACAACAAGATGGAGAGGATGAACGGTGAGGTTCGAGACCGAGAAAAGACCATGCGGGGCCTCAAGAGGACGGACACTCCGATACTCAAGGGCCTCCAAATCTACCACAACTTCGTAAGACCCCACGAGTCCTTGAACGGAGAGACTCCTGCCGACCGAGCGGGAATCAGAGTCGAAGGGAGAGATAAGTTCCTGACCCTGATTCAGAACGCGAGCAGGGCCAGAGCAACCGAGATTACACAGAAGCAGGGGACACTTTGAGCAACAGTCAATTTCCCAGAACCCTTTGCTCATCGCAACGAGCGATTTATTATCGCCAGTTGACGACGCCGCGCCGATGTCGGATCCTGTCATCATCTCGGCCTGCAGGACCCCGATCGGCAAGTTCGGTAAGAGCCTGTTGGGCGTTGGAGCTCCCAAGCTCGGCTCGCTCGTGGTCCAGGAGGCGATGCGCAGGGCAAAGGTCCGCCCGGCCGACGTGGACGAGGTCCTCTTCGGGAACGTTGTCTCCGCGGGTCTTGGTCAGAACCCCGCCAGGCAGGTCGCGATCGGGGCAGGCATCCCCTTCGCGGTGGGGTCGGTTACGATCAACAAGGTCTGCGGCTCGGGCCTGAAGGCTGCGATGCTCGCGGCCCAGTCGATCAAGGCGGGAGACAACGAGGTCGTGGTCGCCGGAGGGATGGAGAGCATGAGCAACGCGCCCTACCTCATGAGGGGCGCCAGGTGGGGGGTCAAGTTTGGGGAGGCGAGGCTTCTCGACGCAATGATCGCCGACGGCCTCTGGGACGCCTATCACGGATACCACATGGGGATCACTGGAGAGATGGTCGCCAAGAAGTTCGGGATTTCGAGGAAGGACGCGGACGAGTTCGCGTACGGGAGCCACAGGAAGGCAGCGAGGGCAACCGAGGATGGGACCTTCTCCGAGGAGATAGTCAAAGTGGAGGTGCAGAGAGAGGGGGGCGAGACTATCCAGTTCGCAGCCGACGAGTGCGTCAGGGGGGACACCACAATGGAGAAGCTCGGGAGGTTGAAGCCGGTCTTCAAGGAGGGCGGGGTCTTGACGGCTGGCAACTCGTCCCAGCTCAGCGACGGGGCCGCCGCAGTGGTCGTCGCGTCAGAGGAGGCTGCGGATAGGCTGGGCGCGAAGCCCCTGGCGAGGATCAGGGCCTACGGGACTGGCGGGCTCGAGCCGGCAAGGGTGATGGAAGCCCCCATCCCGACCACGAAGGCGCTCTTGAAGAAGGAGAAGATGAGCATCGGGGACATCGACCTCGTAGAGCACAACGAAGCCTACTCCACGGCGTCGATAGCGGTCCGGAGGGCGCTGGGGGTGGAGGAGGAGAAGTTCAACATCAGCGGGGGAGCGGTAGCCCTCGGGCACCCCATCGGCTGCAGCGGGGCGAGGGTCTTGACGACTCTGCTCTACGGGCTGAAGAAGACGGGCGGGAAGACGGGCCTCGCGACGCTCTGCCTCGGCGGGGGCAACGCGGTCTCGATGATCATCGAGAGGTAGCCTCCTCCCTCAGCTTTCGGCGGAAGACCTTCCCGACCAGGGTCTTGGGCAGTTCGGGGACGAACGCGTAGTGCCTGGGGACCTTGTAACTGGCCAGCTTCTCCTTGCAGAGCGAGCCCAGCGACTCTTCTGCTCCTGCCTCCGCGACGCCCGGCTTGAGGACTACGAATGCCTTCACCGACTCGCCCATGTACGCGTCCGCCACCCCGAGGACCGAGGCCTCCTTGACGAGCGGAGACTCGTAGAGGACCTCTTCGACCTCCCTCGGATAGACCTTGAGGCCCCCCACTGATATCATGTCCTTCTTCCTGTCGACGATGTAGAGGTAGCCGTCCTGGTCCATCTTCGCGATGTCTCCGGTCAGGAGCCAGCCGTCCCTGAGCGCGAGCCCCGACTCCACTTCCTTCTGCCAGTACCCCTTCATGACCTGGGGACCCTTCAGCTCCAGCTCCCCGACCTCGCCTACCTCCACGACCTTGTTCGGGTCGTCGATGTCCACGAGCCTGACGTCGGTGGAGGGAAATGGTATCCCGATGGATCCGTCCTTCGGGAGGCCTTCCTTGAATGGGTTCGTCGAGCCCACCGCAGCCGACTCGGTCAGGCCATATCCTTCGACCAGGTTGCCCCCCGTCAGGTCGTTGAACTTCTTCCTGACGGCGACTGGGAGGGGAGCACCGCCCGAGAAGGAGACCCTGACCGTGCCCAGGTCGAAGCTCGCGACCTTGGGGTGGTTGATGACTGCGACGTACATCGTGGGGACTCCGCAGAAGCACGTCACCTTCTCTCTCTGGATTGTCCGCATCACATCTTCGACATCGAACCTCGGGAGGAGAACGACCGACCCGCCTGAAAGCAGCGGCGCGTTCATGCAGGCGGTCATCCCGAAGATGTGGAAGAGCGGAAGGACGGCGAGGGAGACGTCAGTCCGGGCGAGCGGGAGGGACATGGCGCCCATAGCAGCCGCTGCGAGGAGGTTGTAGTGGGTCAGCATGGCGCCCTTGGAGGTGCCGGTGGTGCCTCCAGTGTACTGGATGACTGCAAGGTCTTCCTTGGGCCTGACCTCGGCGAGTGAGGTCGAGGGCTGCGATGCGCCTACAAGGTCTACGAAGCGCAGGGCGTTCTCCCTCCCCTTGTCCTTCACCTTGGCAAGACCGGCGAGGCGCCTCTTGACCCCCGGGAGGTAGTCGGTGACGCTCGCGGTGATGACGTGCCTGAGGGGAAGCCTGCTCCTGCACTTCTCCAGGGCTTCGAAGAGGTCGTTCCCCCTCACGACGTCGTTGGCCGCCACCACGATGGTGCTGCCGGAGTCTCTCAGCTGGAGCTCCAGCTCCCTCTCCTTGTAGCGAGGGCTGCAGGGCACAACGACCCCTCCGGCCTTCAGTATGCCGAAGAACGCGATCACGAACTGAGGAGTGTTGGGCGAAAAGATGGCGACCCTCTCCCCCTTGTGCAACCCCAGGCCCTCGAGCGCGGCGGCGAAGCGGGACGACAGCTTGTCCACCTCGGAGTACGTGAGCGTCCTTCCTTGGTACCTGAGGCAGGTGCTGCTCCCCCAGGCCGCGGCCGGCTTCGAGATGACGGAGTAGAGCGGCTCTTCGGGGACCTCGGCCTCCTTTGCGAGGTACCTGGGCCAGGACTTGAGCCACGGCCGCTCGGCTTGCAACGCGTCGGCGAAGAGAGGGCGACCGGCCTTAAGGATTCCGAGGAGAAATTCGTTCCTCGGCCCGCTTAGGCTTAAGTATGCAGGGAGGCGGTTGCGAGTTGAGAGGGATGGTCGAGGAGAAGGAGAAGTACCTGGTCCTCTGCGTGGACAGAGACGACGACCTGGGCACCAAGACCAAGATCGAGACCCCGGTCGTGGGGAGGGAGGCTGTTCTCGCTGCAGCTACTGCGCTCGCCCTCGCGGACCCCGAGGAGGCGGACGCCAACGCGATCTTCTCCTCGGTAAGGAAGTACGACGAGCTGGTCAGGGCGGGGACTCCCTGCGAAGTCGCGGTGGTCTGCGGGGAGACGAACCGGGGCTTCGAGGCCGACCGGAGGGTGGCGAAGGAGCTGAACAGGGTCCTGATCGGGGCCGATTACACGGGAGTGGTGCTCATCTCGGACGGGGGGGAGGACGAACAGGTCATACCGATAATCCAGAGCATCAGGCCCATTGTCTCGGTGCAGCGGGTGACGGTCAAGCACAGCCAGACGGTCGAGGAGACCTACCAGGTGCTCGGGAGGTACCTGAGGATGCTCGTCTTCGACCCGCACTACTCGAAGTGGAGCCTGGGAGTCCCAGGGCTGATCTTCATCCTGGCGACGATTCTGATCGTGTCCCAGCACGCCTTTGAGGCGGAACTGACCGCGCTCCTCGTGCTGGGCGGGGCCTTCTTCATCAGGGGGTTCAGCATCGACAGGACTGTCGCAGGCCTGCTCCAGCGGGGCCCGACGGGGTACATCAGGCTCTTCACGATGGTCGCGAGCGTCCTGATCGTGGTGGTGGGGCTGATCACCGGGTACGGGAACATGCTGAGCCAGTCCCCATCCGGATATGTGGCGGCGGTCGTCGCAGACCCCGGACTCATCTTCGTCTACGGGGCCACCCTCACAGGATACCTGATCAACGGGAGCCTCGCGCTGGTCTGGGCAGGAATCGCGATCTATGCCACGGGCGCGCTCCTCTCTCACCTTGCCAGGGACAGCGTCCTGTGGAAGAGAGACGGGTTCGTCCTCGCCATGCTCGCGATACTCTACCTCCCGGTGAGGACCTTCTCGGAGTTCTTGATCAGGGGGACGACAGAGTCGACCTTCCTCCTGGTCTCCTACGTGCTGATAGGGCTGGCCGCCCTCTTCGCCCTGACCACCACGATCTACCCGAGAGTCAGGACAAGGGCGGGACCGGAAGCTGAATAGCGGATGCTCGATGGGGCGCTGCGGCTGCTGGGAGCCTACAAGCTCTACGAAAGGCGACTGAGGTCCCAGATAGAGCAGGAAGGGAAGCCGACACACATAGGGATCATCCTCGACGGCAACAGGAGGTGGGCAGCCAGCCAGGGCGTCCAGGACGGCCTGGGTCATCAGGAAGGCGCGAACAGGGCCGAGGAGCTCCTGGACTGGTGCCACGAGCTCAGGATCAAGACCGTGACCCTCTACGTCCTCTCCACCGAGAACCTCGACCGGGGCGCGGAAGAGCTCAAGGACCTCTTCGTCCTGATCGAGGGGAGGCTCGCCCGGCTCTTGACCGACGAGAGGATAACGAGATACAGGGTCAGGGTGAGGGCGATCGGGCAGTTAGGGCTCCTGCCCCAGTCGATACGAGACCTCCTACAGGCGATCGAGGAGAAGACCGCCTCCTTCGACGAGCACTACCTGAACATCGCGGTCGCGTACGGAGGGAGGGCGGAGATCACCGACATGGTGAGGTCTGTCGCCCAGGACGTGAAGGCGGGGACGCTCGCCCCCGAACAGATCACCGAAGAGACGATCTCGAAGCGCCTCTACACCTCGTACCTGCCCAACCAGGAGCCTGACCTCATAATCAGGACGTCGGGCGAGGAGAGGATGAGCGGCTTCCTGCTGTGGCAGGGGGCCTACTCAGAGCTGGTCTTCATGGACGTCTTCTGGCCCGCCTTTCGGTTCATCGACCTGCTCAGGGCCGTCAGGACCTACCAGAAGCGGCGCAGGCGGCACGGCAAGTAGCGCAAATCGTTATAACCGCTGAACGGAGTGGGCTCTCGACTTGAAGGTAAGCCTCGGGACGCTCAAGTACAAGGGAGAGGAGCTAGTCACGTTCCTAGAGCCTAGAGTAGGCGTCAAGCCCTCACTCTCCGGTGACACTCTCGAGATGGAAGACTCTGGGCTGAGGCAGGGGGTCAGGCCGAGGCAGGTCAAGACATACCTGAAGAGGTTCCTCTACATGAACGGGGTCAGGAAGAACTACAGGGTCTTCGTGACAGGGACCGAGCTTAAGATACAGGAGATCGAACTTGGCGAGAAGGAAGAGGAAGGCAAGAAGGAGGAGAAGGAAGCGAAGAAGGAAGAGCCCGAGGCCCCGGGGAAGGAAGATTCTCCTGCCGAGGATGCGCCGGCGGAGCCCGAGGCGAAGGAGCCGAAGTCAGAAAAGCCCAAGAAGGCGGCCCCCAAGAAGCCGAAGGCGAAGAAGAAGGCAGAAGAAGAGGCTTAGGCGCCCGGCCTTGCCCGCCGAACCCGCTCTTTGCGAAGTGCCAGCTCTCTGAGCAGCGCCCGCAGATAGTTCCTAGATTCCCTGAGCTCCCTGAGGGCCTGCTTGAAGTCTCCCACCCTGAAGCTGGCCGAGCCCTTTTTCAGGTTCCTCAGTGCGAACTGGAGGGCCTGCCTCTCGTCAGGGACCGAGTAGGCCCTGACTTTGATGAACCTTCCCGGGTTCTCCTCCCTCGTATCCACCTTGATGAAGGCGATGCTCTTCTCGACCCTCAGGTACGAGAGCCAGATGTCGCGCTCCTGCTCCTCGGTCGGCTCTCCGCGGATCTCCGGGACGAGACCCTCGAGGCCCTCCTCCGCGCGCGCCAGGTCGGAGGCGGTCTCCTCTCTCCAGTTGCCCACGCCGAGACAAGAGTCCGGGGGTTTTTAGACGGAGACCAGCTTTTGGCCCGTTCATACTTATAACGGGCTGGAAGTCGGCACGCAAACGATTGCCGAAGAAGGCTGAGCCGAAGATTGGCGGCGCGTGTTTCGTAAAGCTCAACTCGCTGGTGGAACTCGGGAGGCTTTCATGCGCCCTCGAACGCGCCCCCTTCCCGCTCTTCGCGTTCAAGCACGACGACTTGACCAGGATCGCGGCGCAGGCGGACCTCTACATGGGGACCCCGATCTTCTACTTCTTTGACGCGCCGAGCCCCGGAGAGTTCCTCGCCTACAGGAACTCGGGAGACGGCGAGGAGGTCCAGCTAGTCCCCGCAGCGAACAACGCCACCTACCTCTACGCCCCCGTGATCAGGGTCAACAAGATGCCGGAGTCCCTCTCCCCGAAGGAGGAGTTCGGAGACAAGTACATGTCGGTCGAGGTCCTCGACCTGCCGAGCCTCGTCAAGGTCGGGACGTACAAGATGCTCTTCGAGGAGCCGCCGCTCCCGCTCTTCTCGTTCAAGAACGGGGCGGGGTGGGTCATCGGCACGTTCGCGAGGATTGACGACTACGAAGAAGCGTCGATATTCTTCTACACTAAGGCGAAGGAGGCGCCGACCTCGGGGTTCGTAAGGTACTCCCCGGACAAGATTGCGGAGACCTCATTCGTGACGAGGACGGACGAGCACGGCTACTACTACATCAAGGTCGTCAAATTGGACGCGCCGCATCCGATGGTCCAGTTCTGACCTTCGTCGGTCTCCCGGCTTCTGCGACCAGGAACTTCTCTGCCCCCGCCAGAATCGACTTCGAGTTGTCGTAGGAGGCCCGGTCGAGGGCTTGGGGGTAGTGATACCAGCCGAAGCCGTGGTGTTCGAAGGAGATCTTGACGTTGTCGTCCTGGGTCCTCCCCAGCATATACGTCACTTTCTTGTGAACGTTCTTGCCATCGCGCCTGTAGTAGTACTCGATGACCTTCCTGAAGCCCGGGACGAGCTCGATCTCCTTGAGGCCCGTCTCCTCGCCCACCTCCCGAAGAACGGTCTGCAGCTCGGACTCGCCCTTCTCCATGTTGCCCTTGGGGAAGTCCCACCTTCCTCCGTTCTCGAGGAGGAGATACCTGCGCCCCTCGGGCCTCTCCGTGTAGACCACGGCCCCGGCTGAATGTTCCTCCATGGGCCGTTTGCCAGGGAGGACCAATTATTAGGACTCTGCGGCGGTTCCTTCTTGTCTTGCCCGCTCGGATCGGTCGGCTCCAGAGCGGCACCGAGGAACTGTTAACCCTCCAAGAGATGGGAAATCCGACTTCTCTCATCTCCAGCCAGTTAACGCTCGTTGGGAAAGTGTCGGCTGAGTGTTCTCCCCACCCTACGCAGGGTTAAGTAACCAAGAGGGGAATCCCCTTCGTCTTGAAAGTCCCTACGCTTCCCGATTGGGTCTTTTTGGGTTCGCTCGTAGTTGGCCCCGTGATACTGACGGTAGAGTTCGCTTTGCTCTACAAACTGAATCTCGCGGATTCGCTACTGACGATTCTGATTCTCGCAACGGTGTTTACAGGAGCCTCATCTTTTTTATTGACTGGCTCCATCGGCCGAAGCTGGAATATGTTGACAACTTTACCGGCGAAGTAGAAGTTACCTTCAAAGTAGGAAAAGAAAAGGTCAAGAAGAAAGTCTGGATGATGTTCGTGCGCATAGGCAACGGAGGCACGACCCCTGCGCAACAACCGAGGCTTTTGTTCCAACTTTGGAAGAAAGATGAACCCAAGGACAAGTGGAGGCCTGTCTTCGTCCTTCACAGGGAACTCGGCGATGCGGAGGCCATCCCCATACAGACCTTCGAAGAAGACAGGATGGAAGGCCAATTAGCACTAACTCTCTGTCGAAGGGGGCTGAGGCCAATCGATAGCATCGAACCAAGGGCGGGTGATAAATTCGTCTTCGGGTTTGCGTTCGAAGACGGCAAGAATTTCTATCTTGCGATTGACCATTCCCCAATACCGATTCCGCTCGGAGCAGGGTCGCGCATCGTCAAACTCTCGGCGCGTTCAATCAACCGCTTTCAGAGCCCGTATTACGAGGAGGAGTTCCTTCTATGGGTAGGCAAGTGGAACGATGTTTCATTGACGAGAATTGAAGGGGACACTATGAAGTTCTTGAAAGGTTTTGTGGAACGAGACTCATGACTTCGCCAGCGCCTCGCTTACGATCGTGCGGATTGTCTCTGGAATCGAATCAAAAGCGCGTCTCTTGCGCTCGGCCTCCAGCCTCCGCTCCAATTCCTCAGTCATGGCTACTGTGTATTTCTTCATCATCGGCATTCTCCCCGTCCGCTTTCGTATTTAACCATACGCCCATAGACGGCTATGGGGGTAAGGGTTATATGGCTGGCGATAGACACCTATGGAAGCATGACTACCGAACAAGCGCGACTCGAAATGGACTCGGACGACTTCGAGGCGTGGGCGCAATTCCAAGAGAGCAAGAGGGAGCAGGCTTAGACATGGCCTCTCCCGTTTTTGATTATCGAAAGGCAAGGGGCGAGGCAATCGCCAAGGTCGAGACCAATGTAAGGCGCATAGACCAGAGCGAGTATCGCGTGAGGTCTCAGTCGGGCCAAGGGGAATACGCCGTCCTCTCGACCGAGGCGGGCTGGAATTGCTCCTGCCCCGACTTCGCCTTCCGAGGTCTGAAGTGCAAACACGCCTTCGCGGTAGAACTCTCTCTAAAGATTCGTCAGAGAATAGAGAACGCGAGGCGTCTCGTGCCTCTCGACTTCCAATCGTGCCTCTACTGCGGGTCTGAGCAACTCGTGAAGGACGGCCTCCTTCACAACAAGGGAGGGGATATCCAGAGGATATCATGCAAGATTTGCGGTAAGAGGTTCACCCGAAACATCGGGTTCGAGCGAATGAAGGCAAGCCCAGAGGCGATTACGCAAGCCATGCAACTCTACTTCTCGGGCGTGAGCCTGAGAGGGACTCAGAGGGCCTTGGCCCTCCAAGGAGTGAGGGTCTCTCATGTC containing:
- a CDS encoding DUF373 family protein yields the protein MRGMVEEKEKYLVLCVDRDDDLGTKTKIETPVVGREAVLAAATALALADPEEADANAIFSSVRKYDELVRAGTPCEVAVVCGETNRGFEADRRVAKELNRVLIGADYTGVVLISDGGEDEQVIPIIQSIRPIVSVQRVTVKHSQTVEETYQVLGRYLRMLVFDPHYSKWSLGVPGLIFILATILIVSQHAFEAELTALLVLGGAFFIRGFSIDRTVAGLLQRGPTGYIRLFTMVASVLIVVVGLITGYGNMLSQSPSGYVAAVVADPGLIFVYGATLTGYLINGSLALVWAGIAIYATGALLSHLARDSVLWKRDGFVLAMLAILYLPVRTFSEFLIRGTTESTFLLVSYVLIGLAALFALTTTIYPRVRTRAGPEAE
- a CDS encoding long-chain fatty acid--CoA ligase, translated to MQAERPWLKSWPRYLAKEAEVPEEPLYSVISKPAAAWGSSTCLRYQGRTLTYSEVDKLSSRFAAALEGLGLHKGERVAIFSPNTPQFVIAFFGILKAGGVVVPCSPRYKERELELQLRDSGSTIVVAANDVVRGNDLFEALEKCRSRLPLRHVITASVTDYLPGVKRRLAGLAKVKDKGRENALRFVDLVGASQPSTSLAEVRPKEDLAVIQYTGGTTGTSKGAMLTHYNLLAAAAMGAMSLPLARTDVSLAVLPLFHIFGMTACMNAPLLSGGSVVLLPRFDVEDVMRTIQREKVTCFCGVPTMYVAVINHPKVASFDLGTVRVSFSGGAPLPVAVRKKFNDLTGGNLVEGYGLTESAAVGSTNPFKEGLPKDGSIGIPFPSTDVRLVDIDDPNKVVEVGEVGELELKGPQVMKGYWQKEVESGLALRDGWLLTGDIAKMDQDGYLYIVDRKKDMISVGGLKVYPREVEEVLYESPLVKEASVLGVADAYMGESVKAFVVLKPGVAEAGAEESLGSLCKEKLASYKVPRHYAFVPELPKTLVGKVFRRKLREEATSR
- a CDS encoding NUDIX domain-containing protein, with the translated sequence MEEHSAGAVVYTERPEGRRYLLLENGGRWDFPKGNMEKGESELQTVLREVGEETGLKEIELVPGFRKVIEYYYRRDGKNVHKKVTYMLGRTQDDNVKISFEHHGFGWYHYPQALDRASYDNSKSILAGAEKFLVAEAGRPTKVRTGPSDAARPI
- the uppS gene encoding di-trans,poly-cis-decaprenylcistransferase, with the translated sequence MLDGALRLLGAYKLYERRLRSQIEQEGKPTHIGIILDGNRRWAASQGVQDGLGHQEGANRAEELLDWCHELRIKTVTLYVLSTENLDRGAEELKDLFVLIEGRLARLLTDERITRYRVRVRAIGQLGLLPQSIRDLLQAIEEKTASFDEHYLNIAVAYGGRAEITDMVRSVAQDVKAGTLAPEQITEETISKRLYTSYLPNQEPDLIIRTSGEERMSGFLLWQGAYSELVFMDVFWPAFRFIDLLRAVRTYQKRRRRHGK
- a CDS encoding acetyl-CoA C-acetyltransferase; this encodes MSDPVIISACRTPIGKFGKSLLGVGAPKLGSLVVQEAMRRAKVRPADVDEVLFGNVVSAGLGQNPARQVAIGAGIPFAVGSVTINKVCGSGLKAAMLAAQSIKAGDNEVVVAGGMESMSNAPYLMRGARWGVKFGEARLLDAMIADGLWDAYHGYHMGITGEMVAKKFGISRKDADEFAYGSHRKAARATEDGTFSEEIVKVEVQREGGETIQFAADECVRGDTTMEKLGRLKPVFKEGGVLTAGNSSQLSDGAAAVVVASEEAADRLGAKPLARIRAYGTGGLEPARVMEAPIPTTKALLKKEKMSIGDIDLVEHNEAYSTASIAVRRALGVEEEKFNISGGAVALGHPIGCSGARVLTTLLYGLKKTGGKTGLATLCLGGGNAVSMIIER